Proteins found in one ANME-2 cluster archaeon genomic segment:
- the mptA gene encoding GTP cyclohydrolase MptA yields the protein MDIPVVKLADVQANKPDIPITLSRVGVTNVKKMVEVSRTDKRPIILISKFDIFVDLPSDRKGANLSRNFEAIDEVLEESINFPVCEIEELCGEVAKRLLDRHEYATRAEVAMKSEYIVKRVTPVNKVKCQQVVDIFAEAIANRQENGQVSVKKMVGAEVLGLTACPCAQEIMRDKAIAELKRLKVDSKTIYQFLDAVPMATHNQRGRGIVTIQVSHNHKISIDKIINIIETSMSSSIYELLKRNDEAMLVETAHKNPKFVEDCVRTMAKKIVHDFKNIPDESIITIKQINEESIHSHNAFAERIATLGELKQELGVD from the coding sequence ATGGATATACCAGTTGTAAAATTAGCTGATGTTCAGGCAAATAAACCAGACATACCGATAACACTTTCGCGTGTTGGTGTCACCAATGTAAAAAAAATGGTAGAAGTATCAAGAACGGATAAACGCCCTATTATTCTCATATCAAAGTTTGATATCTTTGTTGACCTGCCATCAGACCGTAAAGGTGCAAATCTCTCACGCAATTTTGAAGCCATAGATGAAGTGTTGGAAGAGTCTATCAATTTTCCGGTATGTGAAATTGAAGAACTTTGCGGAGAAGTTGCTAAACGACTACTTGACCGGCATGAATACGCCACCAGAGCCGAAGTTGCAATGAAGAGTGAATACATAGTCAAGCGGGTAACACCAGTAAATAAGGTGAAATGTCAACAGGTGGTTGACATATTTGCAGAAGCGATCGCAAACCGGCAAGAAAATGGCCAGGTATCAGTAAAAAAAATGGTAGGCGCGGAGGTTTTAGGTCTTACTGCCTGTCCCTGTGCCCAGGAAATTATGCGGGATAAAGCCATTGCTGAACTGAAACGACTGAAGGTTGACAGCAAGACCATCTATCAATTCCTTGACGCTGTGCCTATGGCAACCCATAACCAGCGAGGAAGAGGTATTGTCACCATCCAGGTTTCCCATAATCACAAAATTTCCATTGATAAGATAATCAACATTATTGAAACATCTATGAGTTCCAGCATTTATGAATTACTCAAGCGCAATGATGAGGCAATGCTGGTTGAGACTGCTCATAAGAACCCGAAGTTTGTTGAAGATTGTGTGCGCACAATGGCCAAAAAGATTGTGCATGATTTTAAAAACATACCGGACGAATCCATCATAACCATCAAGCAGATCAATGAAGAAAGCATTCATAGCCATAACGCCTTTGCAGAACGTATCGCAACACTTGGAGAACTTAAACAGGAACTGGGTGTAGATTAA